One genomic window of Glycine soja cultivar W05 chromosome 9, ASM419377v2, whole genome shotgun sequence includes the following:
- the LOC114367931 gene encoding protein PHOTOPERIOD-INDEPENDENT EARLY FLOWERING 1-like isoform X1, which translates to MASKGPRSRIDHESRAKRQKALEAPREPRRPKTHWDHVLEEMVWLSKDFESERKWKLAQAKKVALRASKGMLDQATRGEKKMKEEEQRLRKVALNISKDVKKFWTKIEKLVLYKHQMELDEKKKKALDKQLEFLLGQTERYSTMLAENLGDPYKSAENNSAEHRKSIHCKDVHDVINEPKEADVVEYQSDAADNDEEYDVQSDDELEDDERTIEQDEALITKEERQEELAALRDEMDLPIQELLKRYAGEKGESVMKGSSPEHSEDGGKIVRAGDGKKGLGSENRDDLLSVSKVDTSNSSMVSGRRCDESNGDVATPTNNLSQCEDGQSENLKETPSETANEDFAYDFTDEEEDGDFLLVTEDKDDETTLSEEEKMERVDTIDPKDEIALLQKESDMPVEELLARYKRDPSDDEDGEYESDYASALSEKHSDSPVHQDAGQKDPAIPMDEDIKSGEHLAATIQFQEEQRESPRENLEKRESEDIIADAAAAARSAQPTGNTFSTTNVRTKFPFLLKYSLREYQHIGLDWLVTMYEKRLNGILADEMGLGKTIMTISLLAHLACDKGIWGPHLIVVPTSVMLNWETEFLKWCPAFKILTYFGSAKERKLKRQGWLKPNSFHVCITTYRLVIQDSKVFKRKKWKYLILDEAHLIKNWKSQRWQTLLNFNSKRRILLTGTPLQNDLMELWSLMHFLMPHVFQSHQEFKDWFSNPISGMVDGEEKINKEVVDRLHNVLRPFLLRRLKRDVEKQLPMKHEHVIYCRLSKRQRNLYEDFIASSETQATLASANFFGMISIIMQLRKVCNHPDLFEGRPIVSSFDMCGIDIQLSSSVCSILLPSPFSTVDLRGLGLLFTHLDSMAAWESDEVQTIETPATLIMERTDMTELEVIRPQKCQKKLQGTNIFEEIQRAIWEERLKEAKERAAAIAWWNSLRCKRRPIYSTTLRDLVTLRHPVYDIHQVKADPVSYLYSSKLADIVLSPVERFQKMTDVVESFMFSIPAARAPSPVCWCSTSETNVFLHPSYKQKCSEVLLPLLAPIRPAIVRRQVYFPDRRLIQFDCGKLQELAILLRKLKSEGHRALIFTQMTKMLDILEAFINLYGYTYMRLDGSTQPEERQTLMQRFNTNPKYFLFILSTRSGGVGINLVGADTVIFYDSDWNPAMDQQAQDRCHRIGQTREVHIYRLISESTIEENILKKANQKRALDNLVIQSGGYNTEFFKKLDPMELFSGHRTLSIKNIVKEKDQNNGEVSVTNDDVEAALKCVEDEADYMALKKVELEEAVDNQEFTEEAIGRLEEDEYVNEDDDTAELGESVSNLNKENVLMLNGTDHKEDRPTHSVPVKEDDPDMLADVKQMAAAAAAAGQAISAFENELRPIDQYAIRFLELWDPIIDKTALESEVRIEDTEWELDRIEKYKEEMEAEIDEDEEPLVYESWDADYATTAYRQHVEALAQHQLMEELEYEARQKEAEEETCDSKKTPTPGDSKPKSKKKPKKAKFKSLKKGSLTSGLRPVKEESQAQPMNIDDENVPGLDFQSPNSTMQKKRKKSKLTTDGEEEKRLKKSKKSKRDSPDIYASDLESNSLVVQDEHAESKTCESLVDLEQKTASRSKMGGKISITPIPLKQVWMIKPEKLKKGNHWSKDCIPPADFWLPQEDAILCAVVHEYGPNWSLVSETLYGMSGGGSYRGRYRHPVQCCERFRELFQKYVLLSMDNANHEKINSPGSGKALLKVTEDNIRMLLDVASEQVNRELLLQKHFFALLSSVWKVASHVDHRRNPSPSCNGLYFDQSFYTSIGQPSQNSLKKSSERMAFANLAPSKNLVAAALDDITTRQVNDKVILSNQGEDMPVSADQLDITLEFAKEDSDVLSSFPSVINLSIHGTEPTPSLNKLTGEDDLKVGLFIAENRFREAARVCGEDSSGWASSAFPTNDTRSRPGSRLQSSGKRKSSVSDSSKPSRSKSKKASMDRSEMHPYQADSIFQSMPSLKDLKIDLTSLTTDEVGIDGMDSIFSFDLNGESSLEMESVGMIPHDYVAGLISDLDDSTAFPEYTDIR; encoded by the exons ATGGCGTCCAAAGGTCCCAGGTCCAGGATTGATCACGAGAGCAGAGCCAAACGGCAGAAG GCTCTTGAAGCTCCAAGGGAGCCTCGGCGACCCAAAACTCATTGGGACCATGTCTTAGAAGAGATGGTTTGGCTATCAAAG GACTTTGAGTCAGAGAGGAAATGGAAATTAGCTCAGGCAAAAAAAGTAGCTTTAAGAGCCAGCAAAGGCATGTTAGATCAGGCTACAAGAGGtgaaaaaaagatgaag GAAGAGGAGCAGCGGTTAAGAAAGGTTGCACTTAATATTTCTAAGGATGTCAAGAAATTCtggacaaaaatagaaaagctg GTTCTTTACAAACATCAAATGGAACTcgatgagaagaagaaaaaggcacTTGACAAACAGCTTGAGTTTCTATTAGGGCAAACTGAGAG GTACTCaacaatgttggctgaaaatcTTGGGGATCCTTATAAATCAGCAGAGAATAATTCTGCAGAGCACCGCAAGAGTATTCATTGCAAAGATGTACATGATGTTATTAATGAACCTAAGGAAGCTGATGTTG TGGAGTATCAATCAGATGCAGCTGACAATGATGAAGAGTATGATGTGCAATCTGATGATGaattg GAGGATGATGAGCGAACAATTGAGCAAGATGAGGCTCTTATAACTAAAGAAGAAAGGCAAGAGGAATTGGCTGCTTTGCGTGATGAAATGGATCTTCCGATTCAGGAGTTACTTAAACGTTATGCTGGGGAGAAAG GAGAATCGGTAATGAAAGGAAGTAGTCCAGAGCATAGTGAAGATGGTGGGAAAATAGTTAGAGCTGGTGATGGTAAGAAAGGACTAGGATCAG AAAACAGAGATGATCTTTTATCTGTCAGCAAAGTTGACACAAGCAACTCCAGCATGGTCTCTGGTCGACGTTGT GATGAAAGTAATGGTGATGTTGCTACACCAACAAACAATCTATCTCAATGTGAGGATGGTCAATCTGAAAATCTAAAAGAGACTCCCAGTGAGACAGCCAATGAAGATTTTGCATATGATTTTACCGATGAAGAG GAAGATGGTGACTTTTTGCTTGTCACAGAAGATAAG GATGATGAAACAACCTTATCTGAGGAGGAAAAAATGGAAAGAGTTGATACAATTGATCCCAAGGATGAG ATTGCATTATTACAAAAGGAGAGTGACATGCCTGTCGAGGAACTGCTTGCAAGATATAAAAGG GACCCAAGTGACGATGAAGATGGGGAATATGAATCTGATTATGCTTCTGCTTTATCAGAGAAACATTCGGATTCTCCAGTCCATCAAGATGCTGGGCAGAAGGATCCTGCCATTCCTATGGATGAAGATATCAAGTCTGGTGAGCACCTGGCTGCCACCATACAGTTCCAGGAAGAACAGAGGGAATCACCTCGTGAAAATttggaaaaaagagaaagtgaggATATAATTGCTGATGCAGCTGCTGCTGCAAGATCAGCACAACCCACCGGAAACACCTTCTCCACAACTAATGTGCGTACAAAGTTCCCTTTTCTACTCAAGTACTCTCTTCGTGAGTATCAACATATTGGATTGGATTGGCTTGTCACGATGTATGAAAAAAGACTCAATGGAATTTTGGCAGATGAAATGGGGCTTGGAAAAACAATTATGACTATTTCTTTGCTTGCACATCTTGCTTGTGATAAAGGGATTTGGGGCCCACATTTAATTGTGGTACCAACTAGTGTAATGCTTAACTGGGAGACTGAATTTCTGAAATGGTGTCCTGCCTTTAAAATTTTGACTTATTTTGGAAGTGCAAAGGAGCGAAAACTTAAAAGGCAAGGATGGTTAAAACCTAACTCCTTTCATGTATGCATAACAACTTATAGATTAGTTATTCAGGACTCCAAAGTTTTCAAGCGCAAAAAGTGGAAATACTTGATCTTAGATGAAGCTCATCTCATTAAAAACTGGAAGTCACAAAGGTGGCAGACActcttgaatttcaattcaaaacgACGAATTCTCTTGACTGGTACGCCACTACAGAATGATCTCATGGAACTGTGGTCTCTCATGCATTTCTTAATGCCCCATGTTTTccagtcacatcaagagtttaAGGATTGGTTTAGTAATCCTATATCAGGGATGGTAGatggagaagaaaaaattaataaggaGGTTGTTGATCGCCTTCATAATGTACTTCGTCCATTCTTACTCCGTCGACTTAAGCGAGATGTGGAGAAGCAACTTCCAATGAAGCACGAACATGTCATATACTGTAGACTATCAAAGAGGCAACGGAATTTGTATGAAGATTTCATTGCTAGTTCAGAGACCCAAGCCACTCTTGCAAGTGCCAATTTTTTTGGGATGATTAGTATTATCATGCAACTTCGTAAGGTTTGCAATCATCCCGACCTATTTGAGGGTCGTCCTATTGTCAGTTCTTTTGATATGTGTGGTATTGATATTCAGTTAAGTTCTTCTGTTTGCTCCATACTTTTGCCTAGTCCCTTTTCAACAGTGGACCTAAGAGGTTTGGGTCTTTTATTCACTCATCTTGACAGCATGGCTGCTTGGGAAAGTGATGAAGTACAAACTATTGAGACCCCTGCGACTTTAATCATGGAACGTACTGATATGACCGAACTAGAAGTAATTCGGCCACAGAAATGTCAAAAAAAGTTGCAAGGAACAAACATTTTTGAAGAAATCCAACGGGCAATCTGGGAAGAGAGGCTAAAAGAGGCCAAGGAACGTGCAGCAGCTATTGCATGGTGGAATTCCTTGAGATGTAAAAGAAGACCCATCTACTCGACAACTCTAAGGGATCTTGTTACCTTAAGACATCCTGTATATGATATTCATCAGGTTAAAGCAGACCCTGTTTCATACTTGTACTCATCAAAGCTAGCTGACATTGTTCTCTCCCCGGTTGAACGATTTCAGAAGATGACTGATGTGGTTGAGAGCTTCATGTTTTCAATTCCAGCTGCTCGGGCACCCTCTCCTGTTTGCTGGTGCAGTACAAGTGAGACAAATGTGTTTCTGCACCCATCTTACAAGCAGAAATGCTCTGAAGTTCTGTTACCGCTACTAGCACCAATCAGGCCTGCAATTGTCCGCCGGCAAGTGTATTTCCCCGATAGGCGTCTTATACAATTTGACTGTGGGAAACTGCAGGAACTAGCAATTTTGTTGAGGAAATTAAAATCAGAAGGTCACCGAGCTCTGATATTCACCCAGATGACAAAGATGCTTGACATATTAGAGGCATTCATTAATTTGTATGGGTATACATACATGCGCTTAGATGGATCAACCCAGCCGGAGGAGAGACAGACCTTAATGCAGCGCTTTAACACAAATcccaaatattttcttttcatcttgTCAACCCGTAGTGGGGGTGTTGGTATCAATCTAGTTGGAGCTGACacagttattttttatgatagtgACTGGAATCCTGCTATGGATCAACAGGCTCAAGATCGGTGCCACAGAATTGGTCAGACACGTGAAGTTCATATCTATAGATTGATTAGTGAAAGCACCATTGAGGAGAATATTTTGAAGAAAGCAAATCAGAAGCGTGCACTTGATAATCTAGTTATACAAAGTGGGGGTTATAATACCGAGTTCTTCAAGAAGCTCGATCCTATGGAACTATTTTCAGGTCATAGAAcactttcaataaaaaatattgtgaagGAAAAAGACCAGAACAATGGGGAAGTTTCTGTAACTAATGATGATGTTGAGGCTGCATTAAAATGTGTAGAAGATGAAGCAGAttatatggcattgaagaaagtTGAACTGGAAGAGGCTGTGGACAATCAGGAGTTTACAGAAGAAGCCATTGGGAGACTTGAAGAGGATGAATATGTAAATGAGGATGATGACACTGCAGAATTAGGTGAATCTGTTTCGAATTTAAATAAAGAGAATGTGTTAATGTTAAACGGAACTGATCATAAGGAAGATAGACCGACACACTCTGTTCCTGTCAAAGAAGATGATCCTGACATGTTGGCTGATGTCAAACAGATGGCTGCAGCTGCAGCTGCAGCTGGACAAGCTATCTCAGCATTTGAGAATGAGCTACGCCCTATTGATCAATATGCCATTCGTTTCCTGGAACTGTGGGATCCAATTATAGATAAAACAGCCTTGGAATCTGAAGTCAGGATTGAGGACACAGAATGGGAGTTGGATCGCATTGAAAAGTACAAGGAGGAGATGGAAGCCGAAATTGATGAAGATGAGGAACCTCTTGTATATGAAA GCTGGGATGCTGATTATGCAACTACGGCATATCGACAGCATGTAGAGGCCTTGGCTCAACATCAG tTAATGGAGGAACTCGAATATGAAGCTAGGCAGaaagaagctgaggaagaaaCCTGTGATTCTAAAAA GACTCCAACACCAGGAGATTCGAAGCCCAAATCTAAAAAGAAACCCAAGAAGGCAAAGTTCAAATCTCTAAAGAAAGGTTCTTTAACCTCTGGCTTGAGACCTGTGAAAGAAGAGTCACAAGCACAGCCTATGAACATAGATGATGAGAATGTCCCTGGTCTAGATTTTCAGTCTCCAAATTCAACCATGCAGAAAAAACGTAAGAAATCTAAATTAACAACTGatggtgaagaagaaaagagactTAAGAAGTCCAAAAAGTCCAAGAGGGATTCTCCTGACATTTATGCTTCCGATTTGGAATCCAACTCATTAGTTGTGCAGGATGAACATGCAGAATCAAAGACTTGTGAAAGTCTGGTTGATTTAGAACAGAAAACAGCAAGCAGGAGTAAGATGGGAGGAAAAATATCCATCACTCCTATCCCTTTAAAACAGGTCTGGATGATAAAaccagaaaaattgaaaaagggaAATCATTGGTCCAAAGATTGTATTCCACCAGCTGATTTTTGGCTGCCTCAGGAGGATGCAATATTATGTGCTGTTGTTCATGAATATGGTCCTAACTGGAGTTTGGTTAGTGAAACACTTTATGGCATGAGTGGTGGTGGGTCATACAGGGGAAGATATCGTCATCCTGTCCAATGCTGTGAGAGGTTCAGAGAACTATTCCAAAAGTATGTCTTGCTGTCAATGGACAATGCAAATCATGAGAAGATCAACAGTCCGGGCTCTGGAAAGGCTCTGCTTAAAGTTACAGAG GATAACATTCGGATGCTGTTAGATGTTGCTTCTGAGCAGGTAAATAGGGAGTTACTGCTGCAGAAGCATTTTTTTGCATTGCTTTCATCTGTCTGGAAAGTGGCATCACACGTTGACCACAGGCGAAATCCATCACCCTCCTGTAATGGTCTCTATTTCGATCAGAGTTTCTATACTTCCATTGGCCAGCCTTCACAAAATTCCTTGAAGAAATCCTCTGAAAGGATGGCATTTGCAAATTTGGCCCCGAGCAAGAATTTAGTAGCAGCTGCACTTGATGATATCACAACTAGGCAAGTGAATGACAAAGTCATTCTGTCTAACCAAGGGGAAGACATGCCAGTGAGTGCAGATCAGCTGGATATAACACTGGAGTTTGCAAAAGAGGATAGCGACGTCCTATCTTCATTTCCATCTGttataaatttatcaatacATGGGACTGAACCAACACCATCTTTAAATAAGCTAACAGGAGAAGATGATCTTAAAGTTGGTTTGTTCATTGCTGAGAATCGTTTCAG GGAGGCTGCAAGAGTTTGTGGAGAAGACAGCTCTGGATGGGCATCATCTGCATTCCCAACCAACGATACAAGGTCTCGACCTGGATCCAGGTTACAATCCTCCGGAAAGCGGAAGTCTTCTGTATCTGACTCTTCTAAGCCTTCTAGGTCAAAGTCCAAAAAAGCTTCAATGGATCGTAGTGAAATGCATCCCTATCAGGCTGACTCAATATTCCAGTCAATGCCATCACTTAAAGATCTGAAAATTGATCTCACTTCATTAACTACTGATGAAGTTGGAATTGATGGTATGGATAGCATTTTCTCCTTTGACTTGAATGGGGAAAGTTCATTGGAAATGGAGAGTGTTGGAATGATCCCACATGATTATGTTGCTGGTTTAATCTCAGACCTTGATGATAGTACAGCATTCCCTGAATATACTGACATTAGATAA